The following are encoded in a window of Drosophila simulans strain w501 chromosome 3L, Prin_Dsim_3.1, whole genome shotgun sequence genomic DNA:
- the LOC6738229 gene encoding E3 ubiquitin-protein ligase mind-bomb — MSCAATLSSAKDSTNANASGGGGVGGGGAPTNSNTNTNTNTQSTAVGVVVSSAAGGGVGGGGGGGGSLPGGTASSSSASATGGVAAGGGGNSAAALVRRFSMEGVGARVIRGPDWKWNKQDGGEGHVGTVRNFESAEEVVVVWDNGTAANYRCAGAYDLRILDSAPTGVKHEGTMCDTCRQQPIFGIRWKCAECINYDLCSICYHGDKHHLRHRFYRITTPGGERTMLEPRRKSKKVLARGIFPGARVVRGVDWQWEDQDGGVGRRGKVNEIQDWSSASPRSAAYVIWDNGSKNLYRVGFEGMADLKVVNDAKGSNVYRDHLPLLGENGPGKGPHGFQIGDKVTVDLDLEIVQSLQHGHGGWTDGMFECLSNAGMVVGIDEDHDIVVAYNSGNRWTFNPAVLTKVSSPTTAPPEFQVGDIVKICSDVESIKILQRGHGEWADAMQLTLGKIGRVQQVYHDNDLKVEVGNTSWTYNPLAVCKVASSTASDGSCAPVIPSSERLSAILKKLFEPNVSGDATEEFVKAAANGFAARCEEYLAGAAQPSTSSASPSSGPDVNVNGVFAGHTALQAASQNGHIEVIQVLLRHAVDVEIEDKDGDRAVHHAAFGDEAAVIEILAKAGADLNARNKRRQTSLHIAVNKGHLNVVKTLLTLGCHPSLQDSEGDTPLHDAISKEHDEMLSLLLDFGADITLNNNNGFNALHHAALKGNPSAMKILLTKTNRPWIVEEKKDDGYTALHLAALNNHVEIAELLVHMGKANMDRQNVNLQTALHLAVERQHVQIVKLLVQDGADLNIPDKDGDTPLHEALRHHTLSQLKQLQDVEGFGKLLMGLRNANNKKASASIACFLAANGADLTLKNRKQQTPLDLCPDPNLCKTLVKCYNERKTDDSELPGNVAGTSSNARARAASGSLNQSSSANMPLSSLAASSTFPAASSSIFALNGIANEMSQSLHEDPPKSSASLDECLVCSDAKRDTVFKPCGHVSCCETCAPRVKKCLICRETVSSREKIDECLVCSDRRAAVFFRPCGHMVACEHCSALMKKCVLCRTQIDEILSFSLCCGGSGRPEKVSVAAGAMATVGLPLPDDRFMEAAAAAACANASGHSVAMNNTVVTPVAGSSNQLNSQNNLLAAAAASSNVSNLAAAGNAMVAPSNVNNFQMDDVQKLKQQLQDIKEQTMCPVCFDRIKNMVFLCGHGTCQMCGDQIEGCPICRKTVEKRILLF, encoded by the exons GACGGCGGCGAAGGACACGTGGGCACCGTTCGCAATTTCGAATCCGCCGAGGAGGTGGTCGTGGTCTGGGACAATGGAACTGCTGCCAACTACCGCTGCGCCGGAGCCTATGATCTGCGCATCCTGGACAGTGCACCCACGGGCGTAAAGCACGAGGGCACCATGTGCGACACTTGCCGCCAGCAACCGATCTTTGGCATCCGCTGGAAGTGTGCCGAGTGCATTAACTACGATTTGTGCTCCATTTGCTACCACGGAGATAAACATCATCTGAGGCACCGTTTCTACAGGATCACCACGCCAGGAGGAGAACGAACCATGCTGGAACCGCGTCGTAAGTCCAAGAAAGTGCTCGCCAGAGGCATATTCCCGGGAGCTCGTGTGGTTCGCGGCGTGGATTGGCAGTGGGAGGATCAGGACGGAGGCGTTGGTCGGCGTGGCAAGGTCAACGAGATCCAGGACTGGTCTTCGGCATCGCCAAGATCGGCAGCCTACGTGATTTGGGACAATGGCTCCAAGAATCTGTACCGCGTGGGATTTGAGGGCATGGCAGATCTAAAGGTCGTTAACGATGCCAAGGGTAGTAACGTTTACCGGGATCATCTGCCACTGCTGGGCGAAAACGGACCCGGAAAAGGACCGCATGGCTTCCAGATCGGCGACAAGGTCACCGTGGATCTAGACCTAGAAATCGTTCAGTCTCTGCAGCATGGACATGGTGGCTGGACCGATGGCATGTTCGAGTGCCTAAGCAACGCAGGAATGGTCGTGGGCATCGATGAGGATCACGACATTGTGGTGGCTTACAATTCCGGAAATCGCTGGACATTCAATCCAGCCGTCCTCACAAAAGTATCCTCGCCAACCACTGCTCCGCCCGAGTTTCAAGTGGGCGACATTGTCAAGATCTGTTCGGATGTGGAGAGCATCAAGATTTTACAGCGAGGACACGGCGAGTGGGCTGACGCCATGCAATTGACTCTGGGAAAGATCGGTCGCGTGCAGCAGGTCTACCATGATAACGACCTTAAAGTGGAGGTGGGCAATACTTCGTGGACCTACAATCCGCTGGCCGTTTGCAAGGTGGCTTCTTCCACTGCCTCCGATGGGAGCTGCGCTCCAGTTATCCCCAGTAGTGAACGTCTTTCGGCCATTCTCAAAAAGCTGTTCGAACCAAATGTCTCCGGCGATGCCACTGAGGAATTTGTCAAGGCAGCAGCAAATGGATTTGCA GCACGTTGTGAGGAGTACTTGGCTGGCGCAGCTCAACCCTCGACCTCCAGTGCCTCGCCCAGTTCTGGACCGGATGTCAATGTGAATGGTGTGTTTGCCGGACATACTGCTCTGCAAGCAGCCAGCCAGAATGGCCATATTGAAGTGATACAGGTACTACTACGGCACGCCGTCGACGTAGAAATTGAGGACAAGGACGGAGATCGCGCTGTCCACCATGCCGCGTTTGGTGACGAGGCGGCGGTGATCGAGATATTGGCCAAAGCCGGTGCGGACTTAAATGCTCGCAATAAGCGAAGGCAGACGTCTCTGCACATTGCTGTCAATAAGGGCCATTTGAACGTAGTGAAGACGCTTCTAACGCTAGGTTGCCATCCAAGTTTGCAAGATTCTGAGGGCGATACCCCCCTACACGATGCCATATCTAAGGAGCACGACGAGATGCTGTCCCTGTTGCTGGACTTCGGGGCTGACATCACGCTAAACAACAATAATGGATTCAATGCATTGCATCATGCTGCTCTCAAGGGTAATCCCAGTGCCATGAAGATCCTGCTCACCAAGACGAACCGTCCGTGGATTgtggaggagaagaaggaTGATGGCTACACAGCACTGCACCTGGCAGCACTTAACAACCACGTTGAAATTGCTGAGCTACTAGTGCATATGGGTAAGGCCAATATGGACAGGCAAAATGTGAATCTCCAGACGGCTTTGCATCTAGCGGTGGAGCGTCAGCATGTGCAGATCGTCAAGCTGCTGGTGCAGGATGGTGCAGATCTAAACATACCCGACAAAGACGGGGATACTCCGCTGCATGAAGCGCTGCGACATCACACTCTCTCGCAGCTGAAGCAACTGCAAGATGTGGAAGGATTTGGTAAGCTTTTAATGGGCCTGAGGAATGCTAATAACAAGAAGGCCTCTGCTTCAATTGCATGCTTCTTGGCTGCCAATGGAGCTGATTTGACTTTGAAGAATCGCAAGCAGCAGACCCCACTTGACCTGTGCCCGGATCCCAATCTCTGCAAGACCCTGGTCAAGTGCTATAACGAAAGGAAGACCGACGACTCTGAGTTGCCCGGAAATGTCGCTGGCACGAGTTCAAATGCCAGGGCAAGAGCAGCCAGTGGTAGCTTAAATCAGTCCTCCTCAGCCAATATGCCGCTCTCCAGCCTGGCTGCCTCATCCACTTTCCCAGCTGCCTCATCTTCCATATTTGCGCTCAATGGCATCGCCAACGAAATGAGCCAGTCCCTGCACGAGGATCCTCCGAAATCGTCAGCCAGCCTGGATGAGTGCTTGGTTTGCTCGGATGCCAAGCGGGATACGGTGTTTAAACCCTGCGGCCATGTCAGTTGCTGCGAAACCTGCGCTCCGAGGGTGAAGAAGTGCCTCATCTGTCGGGAGACCGTCTCCTCGCGCGAAAAGATCGACGAGTGTCTGGTGTGCTCGGATCGCAGGGCAGCCGTTTTCTTCCGCCCCTGTGGCCATATGGTCGCATGTGAGCACTGCAGTGCTTTGATGAAAAAGTGCGTCCTGTGTCGCACGCAAATCGATGAGATATTATCCTTCAGTCTCTGCTGCGGAGGAAGTGGCCGACCGGAGAAGGTGTCCGTGGCAGCTGGAGCGATGGCAACAGTGGGCTTGCCGCTGCCCGACGATCGTTTCATggaagctgcagcagcggcagcttgTGCCAATGCCTCTGGCCATAGCGTGGCCATGAACAACACCGTGGTTACTCCGGTGGCGGGCAGCAGCAATCAGTTGAATAGCCAGAATAATCTTCTGGCCGCTGCAGCAGCCTCTTCGAATGTCTCGAATCTGGCAGCAGCTGGAAACGCGATGGTGGCTCCTTCCAATGTCAACAACTTCCAGATGGATGATGTCCAAAAGTTAAAGCAGCAGTTGCAGGACATCAAGGAACAG ACTATGTGTCCTGTCTGCTTCGACCGCATAAAGAACATGGTCTTCCTATGTGGCCACGGCACGTGCCAGATGTGCGGCGACCAGATTGAGGGGTGTCCCATTTGCCGCAAGACCGTGGAAAAACGCATCCTGCTCTTCTGA